One Thermoanaerobacter pseudethanolicus ATCC 33223 genomic window, CATCCATAATAGACGTGGGTTCAGGAGTTACTATGAGTAAAACTTCATCAGCCGCTTTCAAAAAATTGCTAACTACGTTATTGAGCCCTGCACCCGTATCTATAATAATAAAATCGGAATAATAGTCTAAAATTTTAATGTTGTTTAGAAAAAGGCTTAAATCCACTCCTTCATTGATAAGGTTGAAATCTCCACCAGAAGATATGTATTTTATGCCTAAAGGTCCTTCGCTTATAACTTCTGTTATCATTTTGTTGTTGTATAAAACATCTAATAAAGTATACTTAGAAGTAACTCCTAATTCAATTTCGACATTTGAAAATCCCAAATCTGCATCAATAATCGTAACATTATAGCCCAATTTTTTAAGCCCCAAAGAAAGATTTACTGAGATACATGTTTTGCCAATTCCGCCTTTACCACCTGTAATTGTAATAACCCTGCTTCTTTTTATCTTCTTTTTTTGGGAAACCAATTTTCTTAAACTTTCAGCCTGGTCCATCATATACTAATTCCCCTTTACTATGCTTGAGGCGATAATTTCACTTCCTGCTAAAGTTATATCATCAGGAACTATTTGTCCATTTGTAAAATAAGAAATTGGCCGCCCTGAATAATAAACAGCATTTAAAATAGAACTATAATTATCGGTTTCATCTAATTTTGTAAAAATCAATTTATAATTTCCTGCAAATTCATATCTTTTTATCACTTCCTTTAAATCTTCCGATTTAGTCGTAGCACTCAAGCATAAATAAGTTTCATCACAGTTTGCATATTTAATGAAGGTTTTTAATTCATTTATTCGCTTTTCATCTTTATGGCTTCTTCCCGCTGTATCTATCAAAACAACATCGTACTTTTCAAACTCTGGCTGAAGTTTATGAAGGTCAAAAATATTATTTACTACTTTTACTGGCACTCCTAAAATTTCTCCATAAGTTTTCAGCTGGTCTACCGCCGCTATTCTGAAAATGTCTGCTGTAACAAGCATTACATTTTTACCTTCATTCAATATCAAATTAGAAGCAATTTTTGCAATGGTAGTAGTTTTCCCCACTCCAGTAGGTCCAATGAACAAAATTTTTTTGCTTTTTTCAGTATTCAATTTTTGAGGAGGTCCCATAAAAGCATCTATTCGTTCCTTTAAAATTTTTATTCCTTTATTATCAAATTCATCAATTCCCTCCCCCAATAACTGAGACACTTCCCTTTCTATTCCATAATCTATTAATTTAGAAACTAAGGTTTTCTCCTTAGCTTCTGTAACCGTTCCATTTTTATTGGTAGCTATAGTTTTAATCAAATTTTTAAGTTCATTTATATCATTTTTTGTAATACTTTCTTTAGGGATTACCGGTGGGTAATCTTCTACCGCTGCTACTACTTCCACTTTACTCTTCTTAAAAAGTCCTATAATCCCTCTTTCTTTAATTTTGTTTTGATGAAGTATTACAGCGTTACTTCCCATTTCCGCTTTTATCATTCTTAAAGCTTCTTGATAATCGTTAGCAATATATTTTTTAACTTTCATTTAATCTCACCGTCCCCACCGATGCAACTTCAATATTTGGTAAAAGTTCGTTATATGACAAAACAGCAATATCAGGAGAAATTTGTTCTACTAACTTTCTGAGATAAAATCGAGTTACAGGCGCTGTCAGAATTACAGGTTGTCCACCCTTTAAAGTTACCTTTTTTGCTAATTCATGGATACTCTTTAAAATCCTTTGTGCCGAAGAAGGTTCCAATGCTAAATAAGAACCATGTTCTGTCTGAGTTATACTAGAGGATATTAACTGTTCAACACTCGGATCTAACGTTATAACTTCAATCTTACCATATGGAGCATATTTATTGGAAATAGTACGAGCTAAAGCCTGTCTTACATACTCTGTTAAAACATCTGTA contains:
- a CDS encoding MinD/ParA family ATP-binding protein encodes the protein MMDQAESLRKLVSQKKKIKRSRVITITGGKGGIGKTCISVNLSLGLKKLGYNVTIIDADLGFSNVEIELGVTSKYTLLDVLYNNKMITEVISEGPLGIKYISSGGDFNLINEGVDLSLFLNNIKILDYYSDFIIIDTGAGLNNVVSNFLKAADEVLLIVTPEPTSIMDAYTLIKYSLVGEDKKINVLINKVKNFNEYKKIYDRFETVVKNYLGVSLIDLGYLENDEKMMECIIEQNPIVLKYENSKTSKRILQIAAQIANQSPPIENKGLWGIFSRLINRGGFR
- a CDS encoding AAA family ATPase; amino-acid sequence: MKVKKYIANDYQEALRMIKAEMGSNAVILHQNKIKERGIIGLFKKSKVEVVAAVEDYPPVIPKESITKNDINELKNLIKTIATNKNGTVTEAKEKTLVSKLIDYGIEREVSQLLGEGIDEFDNKGIKILKERIDAFMGPPQKLNTEKSKKILFIGPTGVGKTTTIAKIASNLILNEGKNVMLVTADIFRIAAVDQLKTYGEILGVPVKVVNNIFDLHKLQPEFEKYDVVLIDTAGRSHKDEKRINELKTFIKYANCDETYLCLSATTKSEDLKEVIKRYEFAGNYKLIFTKLDETDNYSSILNAVYYSGRPISYFTNGQIVPDDITLAGSEIIASSIVKGN